ATGATCATTTAGGTCATattgttctcttttcttttttaggtTAAACGAGTAATTTGTGAAGGTTGTAGACCTAGAGCTGGTTGCATGatatttttctgtcaatcagctgACTGTTTCAGCCACGAGGAGGACAATATACTTAACTccaatatataaaacaatacaatgtATCAACACCACAAAAAGTCAGTTTccaaaatgactaaaagatGAACAAAGGATTTATTGCTTTGCCGTTGTTAGtctgtattcattttattaaggtGTACCTAATAAGTGGCAACTTGTAACAAGTTTTGTtatgtagtttttttattttcaggaaaaGATAAATGCATGTTAAAGTGACTGGGTGTTTCTTGATGTGATGTTTGCTTGTTTAAAGACAATGCAGTTGTCAGAAAAACGTCTTTTGTGAAACTTTGTAATACTTTGAATTGTTTAAATATCCCATTTCACAATAGGGAGCGTACATTATTCTCCAGCATGCCAAAACGCAGGTGAGCCAGACTGTTGCACAggtttgagggttttttttatgtttcaaaagaaacattttgtaatattttatgcaTACAGTGTTTCCTCGTTAATTGGACACAGCTGTGGTGCGTTTGAAGAGATGGCCACAGCTGTCATCGTCAGTGTAGAAGTTACCTGGTTACTTTCAGGTTAAGATTGTTGTTTTAGGATGTTTATTaatcttaaaatcaaataaaaaatgacacattagtttggatttaaaataaatactgaggAAACACTGCAGTCACCTAACATAAATGTTGGCCATCCTCACTTGTCATTTGTTTTaccaaaattatgtttttgcattgtttgtttttggttttgcgGTTTGAAAGTCCAATGTGAGATTGATCAATTAACTTTTATTCCAAATACTAAAAGTATATAAGAGGCTCATTTGACTGTTCCTAATATGCAGGTACGCTCATTCTGAGCGCTTCCTCTAAAGGGAAATGCacaataatttacattttcaggACTAAATAAAGCTTTTTGATCAATCAAATGTTGCTTGACAGTAAAGACCACATTGGCATCACATGTCAGCTGATTTATGAGCTTCAGAAATGCTTTCTCTGATGCCCCTAACCAGCAACTACCTGTTGTGACGCTAACTTCACCCAAAACTAATGGCCCTAGCTTCCACCTgttgcttcttttctctcctcataAACCTGACACAAAAGTGAGAGAAGAGACCCCTTTTATAGAGAAATGGATCCCATTTGGCCAAACACAAAGCAAGAACGAGCCCCTCAGCACGCAATACCAGTTGGGTCCCCCAGAGAGGGTAATGCTCCTGTTCAGGAGAGGAGCATCTTCAGTGGAGACAACGTCCAGTTTGGGAAGCTGCGGCGCCAAAAACGTTGGTCCCAGTCGGAGAACCCGAGCTCTGGTGCCGAAGATGAGTGTATGAGCGGCTCCTACGGCCAAAGCCCCACCCTCAGGGGCATGCAGGCAGAGTCAATCTGGCTCAACCGCAGCTCCTTCGAGCAGGCCGAGAGCAACTACCAACGGCGACTTGCCTCCAACGGACAGCTCTCATCCTCTCCGAAAAGCCCGAACCCCAGAGTCTTCTCCAGACGCACCCAACATCAGCAGGATCAGTCTCACTCTGTCACCACTGTGAAATCCTCTGGTACCCCTCACCGTCGTTACAGTAGAGGCCGCAGCCGCACCTCCTCTGAGAACGAGCAGGGGGGCAAAGGCAGCAGGGGGCCAACGCGGAGGAAGAGAGGCTTCTCTGAGACGGAAAGCAAGCCCAGATGGGTCAAGTATGACACCTCTCACACAGGGAATGGGAGAGACATGATCTGTGTTTTTGGATTAtttaactgattattttgttgtctGTCTGCATTTTTGTTTGGCGTTTTTCAGTTTTGCTAActagtgtattttttttaaattccttttttttttctcaatcacGGACGTTTCTTGATGTTTAGTGTGATTTGTCAGTTTCGCATAAGTTATAATGTACAACACATAGCAATGTACAGTCTT
This genomic interval from Scomber scombrus chromosome 11, fScoSco1.1, whole genome shotgun sequence contains the following:
- the eef1da gene encoding eukaryotic translation elongation factor 1 delta a (guanine nucleotide exchange protein) isoform X5, which encodes MPKRSERRDPFYREMDPIWPNTKQERAPQHAIPVGSPREGNAPVQERSIFSGDNVQFGKLRRQKRWSQSENPSSGAEDECMSGSYGQSPTLRGMQAESIWLNRSSFEQAESNYQRRLASNGQLSSSPKSPNPRVFSRRTQHQQDQSHSVTTVKSSGTPHRRYSRGRSRTSSENEQGGKGSRGPTRRKRGFSETESKPRWVKYDTSHTGNGRDMICVFGLFN